TCCTGATGGAGCGCGCCGACTTCGCCATCGACCTCCATTCGGCCGCCATCCACCGCTATAACTTGCCGCAGATCCGGGTCAGCCCCGAATCGCTCAAGGCGAGCGAGCTGGCGCGCGCTTTTTCGCCGCCGATCATCATGCATTCGAGCCTGCGCGACGGTTCGATGCGCGCCGAGGCGCTGAAGGACGGGCTCCAGATGATCCTCTACGAGGCGGGCGAGGCGCTGCGCTTCGACGATTTCTCCACCCGCGTCGGGGTGAATGGCATCCTGCGCGTCATGGCGGCGATGGACATGCTAGATTTGAAGGAAAGCAAGCGCGAGATCGCCGCGCCGCTGGAAAGCACTCGCTCGCTGTGGCTCCGAAGCCCGCGCGGCGGCATCGCTTCCATTCGCACGCCCTCGGGCCGCAAGGTGAGCCTCGGCCAGGTCGTCGCCACCGTGCGCAACCCCACCCACCCCGAGGAGGAAAGCGTCCTCAAATCGCCGATCGAGGGCCTCGTCATCGGCCACAGCCGGATGGGCGTGGTCAATCGCGGCGATGCGCTGCTCCACATTGCCCAATTGGGCGACAGCGGCATCTACCTCGACCCGCTCACCGAGGAGCGCTTGAGTGGCGCCCTGCTCGACGAGCATGAGATCGACTAGGCGGCGCGCCGCTTAGTCGCTAGTCACCTTCCTTATGCAGCGGTTCAGCCACACCGACCCCGTCCCGGAAAGCCTTCGCGGCGCCATCGTCGCGCTGGGCAATTTCGATGGCTTCCACTTCGGTCACCAGGCCGTCGTGGGCCGCGCGATCGCGAAGGCGGCGCACGAAGGGCGGCCCGCGGTGGTGGCGACCTTCGATCCGCATCCGGTGCGGCACTTTCGCCCCGATGCCAAGCCGTTCCGCCTGACCTCGCTCGACCAGCGCGAGGCGCTGTTCGGGCAAGCCGGCGCCGACGGCATGCTGGTCTTCGCCTTCGACGATGCGCTGGCCTCGCTGACGGCGGCCGAGTTCGTCGAACTGCTCAGCGACAAGCTGGGCGTGGCGGGCGTCGTCACCGGCGAGGATTTCACCTTCGGCAAGGGCCGCGAGGGCGACGTCGCCAAGCTCGCCGAACTGGGCGCTGCCAGCGGCATGAGCGCCGAGGCCGTGGGCGCGGTCGGCATGGAAGACGCCGTGGTCTCCTCGAGCCGCATCCGCGAGGCGCTGCAGGCGGGCGATCCCGCCACGGCCACCCGCCTTCTCACCCGCCCCTTCGCGGTGCGCGGGCCGGTGGTGCATGGCGACAAGCGCGGACGCGAGCTTGGCTGGCCTACCGCCAACATGGAAATGGGCCAGTATCTGCGCCCCGCCTACGGCGTCTACGCCACCCGTGTGCGCCTGCCCGACGGGAGCGAACATGATGCCGTCTCCAACCTCGGGGTGCGCCCGATGTTCGACCCGCCCAAGGAATTGCTCGAGACTTTCATCTTCGACTGGTCGGGCGACCTGTACGGGCAGGAAGTGGAGGTCCAGCTCCACCACTATCTACGCCCCGAAGCCGCCTTCCACGACATGGAAGCGCTGAAGCGCCAGATGGACAATGACGGCGCCGAAGCGCGGCGACTGCTGAGCGAGGGCCGCGCCTGATCTCGTCATTGCGAGGAGCC
The nucleotide sequence above comes from Sphingomicrobium arenosum. Encoded proteins:
- a CDS encoding succinylglutamate desuccinylase/aspartoacylase family protein, whose product is MGTQNFVFDDQQVKPGTRLSVDVPISRDSAGNMVHLPVRIVHGAKPGPTLLISAAIHGDEISGIEVVRRVLAKMKPKRLRGTLLAVPIVNPFGFVAWSRYLPDRRDLNRSFPGREDGSLASRIAFLFRTLLMERADFAIDLHSAAIHRYNLPQIRVSPESLKASELARAFSPPIIMHSSLRDGSMRAEALKDGLQMILYEAGEALRFDDFSTRVGVNGILRVMAAMDMLDLKESKREIAAPLESTRSLWLRSPRGGIASIRTPSGRKVSLGQVVATVRNPTHPEEESVLKSPIEGLVIGHSRMGVVNRGDALLHIAQLGDSGIYLDPLTEERLSGALLDEHEID
- a CDS encoding bifunctional riboflavin kinase/FAD synthetase, with protein sequence MQRFSHTDPVPESLRGAIVALGNFDGFHFGHQAVVGRAIAKAAHEGRPAVVATFDPHPVRHFRPDAKPFRLTSLDQREALFGQAGADGMLVFAFDDALASLTAAEFVELLSDKLGVAGVVTGEDFTFGKGREGDVAKLAELGAASGMSAEAVGAVGMEDAVVSSSRIREALQAGDPATATRLLTRPFAVRGPVVHGDKRGRELGWPTANMEMGQYLRPAYGVYATRVRLPDGSEHDAVSNLGVRPMFDPPKELLETFIFDWSGDLYGQEVEVQLHHYLRPEAAFHDMEALKRQMDNDGAEARRLLSEGRA